Proteins encoded in a region of the Oscillospiraceae bacterium MB24-C1 genome:
- the cysK gene encoding cysteine synthase A has protein sequence MIKIAENVIDLIGRTPMLQLSTFQKNHDVNAQIVAKLESFNPGGSAKDRIGLAMITDAERKGLLQPGSTIIEPTSGNTGIGLAMVAAVKGYKVVLTMPDTMSIERRRLLAAYGAEIILTEGIKGMAGAVEKAKVLAEQLPNSFIPSQFENPSNAQAHYETTGPEIWADTDGKVAVFIATFGTGGTLSGVGRYLKKQNPDIRIIGVEPAASPLLSKGYAGAHQIQGIGANFIPEVLDRDVYDEVISVTDAEAFSAAKSVARTEGLLVGISSGAALAAALAVAQRSEYMGKMIAVVLPDTGERYLSTEVFQ, from the coding sequence ATGATCAAAATTGCTGAAAATGTGATTGATCTAATCGGCAGGACACCAATGCTTCAGCTGTCGACTTTCCAAAAAAATCATGATGTAAATGCGCAGATAGTGGCTAAACTTGAAAGCTTTAACCCCGGCGGAAGCGCCAAAGATCGTATTGGTCTTGCTATGATTACAGATGCTGAGCGCAAGGGGCTACTTCAGCCCGGCTCTACCATTATTGAGCCGACAAGCGGAAACACCGGCATAGGACTAGCCATGGTGGCGGCGGTCAAGGGGTACAAGGTCGTTTTAACTATGCCTGATACTATGAGTATAGAAAGACGACGGCTTTTGGCGGCCTATGGCGCTGAGATTATTTTAACAGAAGGCATCAAGGGAATGGCTGGAGCGGTCGAAAAGGCAAAGGTGCTTGCAGAACAGTTGCCCAACAGCTTCATTCCAAGCCAGTTTGAGAATCCATCAAATGCGCAGGCGCATTACGAAACGACCGGTCCCGAAATTTGGGCGGATACTGATGGCAAGGTAGCCGTTTTTATCGCGACTTTCGGCACGGGTGGAACTCTGAGCGGCGTGGGACGCTATCTCAAAAAACAAAATCCGGATATACGAATCATTGGGGTAGAGCCTGCGGCATCACCTCTGCTGAGCAAGGGTTATGCCGGGGCACATCAGATTCAAGGTATCGGGGCCAACTTTATCCCTGAAGTTCTTGATCGCGATGTCTATGACGAGGTGATTTCAGTCACTGATGCAGAAGCGTTTTCCGCCGCGAAGTCGGTAGCACGTACAGAGGGGCTACTGGTGGGCATTTCAAGTGGCGCAGCGTTAGCGGCGGCACTCGCAGTTGCGCAACGCTCTGAGTACATGGGTAAAATGATAGCGGTGGTCTTGCCAGATACTGGCGAGCGTTACCTTTCTACCGAAGTGTTCCAATAA
- a CDS encoding hydrolase: protein MTREQAWNLLTQYNKEPFHLKHAVTLEGVMRYFAIQLGHADEADLWAVVGLLHDLDFEQFPESHCIKQQQLMKEAGIDDIIIRATASHGWPHAVDIEPVSEMEKVLYATDELTGLIGAVALMRPSKSVQDMELKSVKKKFKTPAFAAGCSRDVIQKGAELLSWELDELISQTILAMRTCEKDANQFNA, encoded by the coding sequence ATGACACGCGAACAAGCTTGGAATCTTTTGACGCAATACAACAAGGAGCCCTTTCACCTTAAGCACGCCGTAACGCTCGAAGGCGTTATGCGTTATTTTGCCATTCAGCTGGGGCATGCCGACGAGGCAGATCTCTGGGCTGTGGTCGGTTTGTTACATGACCTTGATTTTGAACAATTTCCCGAATCACATTGCATAAAGCAGCAACAGCTGATGAAGGAAGCCGGCATTGATGACATTATTATACGCGCTACCGCAAGCCATGGTTGGCCGCACGCTGTTGATATTGAACCGGTCAGTGAGATGGAAAAGGTACTTTACGCCACCGATGAGCTCACCGGCTTGATAGGTGCTGTCGCGCTGATGCGCCCTTCTAAAAGTGTTCAGGATATGGAGCTTAAATCGGTCAAAAAGAAATTTAAAACTCCAGCGTTTGCAGCAGGATGTTCCCGCGATGTAATCCAAAAAGGGGCTGAGCTGCTTAGTTGGGAGCTCGACGAACTGATTTCACAAACAATTCTAGCCATGAGAACCTGTGAAAAAGATGCCAATCAATTCAATGCTTAA